The following coding sequences lie in one Tepidimicrobium xylanilyticum genomic window:
- a CDS encoding dodecin family protein, which produces MAVVKVIELLSESTNGWEAAVQEAVNEASKTIKNIKSVYVSNMQAIVENNKVVNYRLNVKISFVVDSE; this is translated from the coding sequence ATGGCAGTTGTAAAAGTTATTGAACTTCTTTCAGAATCTACTAATGGTTGGGAGGCTGCAGTTCAAGAGGCAGTAAACGAAGCTTCAAAGACCATTAAAAATATAAAAAGCGTATATGTAAGCAATATGCAGGCTATAGTTGAAAACAATAAAGTAGTCAACTATCGATTAAATGTAAAAATTTCTTTTGTGGTGGATTCAGAGTAA